The Streptomyces sp. Mut1 genome window below encodes:
- a CDS encoding helix-turn-helix domain-containing protein produces the protein MTGSSRGEVNPGMWRREAGTVMRRAGTLPEQPAASGAVVAEFRIVPAPTEWASHSHRLHELVWVRGGTLTSRVGDRVFTVFEGQGLWMPAGVVHAGRATEGARFHDAFFTPDRTPFAFAEPQAIAMTPLLVSLLAHLSRTDLDEAARLRAEAVVFDVIRPSEHQLALQLPGDPRIDAVAEALLNDPADCRSLEEWARWLGSSERTVTRAFRRTTGLSFAQWRQMLRVHRALMLLSDGFDVMSVSERLGYAQPSSFIAAFRRVMGTTPGAFFGAADAASGDVRNPVSGGENA, from the coding sequence ATGACCGGATCGTCCCGTGGTGAGGTGAACCCCGGGATGTGGCGACGCGAGGCGGGCACGGTGATGCGGCGGGCCGGGACACTCCCGGAGCAGCCGGCGGCCTCCGGTGCCGTCGTCGCGGAGTTCCGGATCGTCCCCGCCCCCACGGAGTGGGCCTCGCACTCCCATCGTCTGCACGAGCTGGTCTGGGTGCGCGGGGGGACGCTGACCTCCCGCGTGGGGGACCGCGTCTTCACCGTGTTCGAGGGGCAGGGGCTGTGGATGCCCGCCGGAGTGGTGCACGCGGGCCGGGCGACGGAGGGCGCGCGGTTCCACGACGCCTTCTTCACCCCCGACCGCACGCCGTTCGCGTTCGCGGAGCCGCAGGCGATCGCGATGACGCCGCTGCTCGTATCGCTGCTGGCCCATCTGTCGCGCACGGACCTCGACGAGGCGGCCCGGCTGCGGGCGGAGGCCGTCGTGTTCGACGTGATCCGGCCCTCGGAGCACCAGCTCGCGTTGCAGCTGCCCGGCGACCCCCGGATCGACGCCGTCGCCGAAGCCCTGCTGAACGATCCCGCCGACTGCCGCTCCCTGGAGGAGTGGGCGCGGTGGCTGGGGAGCAGCGAGCGTACGGTCACCCGCGCGTTCCGCCGGACGACGGGCCTCTCCTTCGCGCAGTGGCGGCAGATGCTGCGCGTGCACCGGGCGCTGATGCTCCTCTCCGACGGCTTCGATGTGATGTCGGTCTCCGAGCGCCTCGGCTACGCGCAGCCCAGCTCCTTCATCGCCGCCTTCAGGCGCGTCATGGGAACGACGCCGGGCGCGTTCTTCGGCGCCGCCGACGCGGCGTCCGGGGATGTCCGGAATCCCGTATCGGGTGGCGAGAACGCCTGA
- a CDS encoding ABC transporter substrate-binding protein, producing the protein MNRASRLTAAAASTGLALFALTSCGTTDADKITAKSSAEPSPASKDCAQDTTTTSTGPVSFKDGVGRQVKLDKPAKRIAVLEWQQVEDALTLCVTPTAVSDVKGYSTWVSAEKLPGGVTDIGTREEPDLDTLYAAKPDLIVVEAFDAKDETIKKLEKRGVPVMATRGANPKDPIGNMREVFSMIGEATGRTERADQVLKEFDEHLANAKQQVTDADLPTKDFVFFDGWLEGSNLTVRPYSDGALFTEIGKELGLKPAWTSSVNKKHGDGGVDPAYGLAQTDVEGLVAVGNANLFYANDEGAGGYVEAIEKNPIWKTLPAVKEGRAHAFPARVWGAGGPRSNEQAIDAYVDVLDKK; encoded by the coding sequence ATGAACCGTGCCAGTCGCCTGACGGCCGCAGCAGCCTCGACCGGGCTCGCCCTCTTCGCCCTCACGTCCTGCGGTACGACCGACGCCGACAAGATCACGGCCAAGAGCAGCGCCGAACCGTCCCCCGCGTCGAAGGACTGCGCCCAGGACACCACGACCACCTCGACGGGACCGGTCTCCTTCAAGGACGGCGTCGGCCGGCAGGTGAAGCTCGACAAGCCCGCCAAGCGCATCGCGGTCCTGGAATGGCAGCAGGTCGAGGACGCGCTGACGCTGTGCGTCACCCCGACCGCCGTCTCCGACGTGAAGGGGTACAGCACCTGGGTCAGCGCGGAGAAGCTGCCCGGCGGCGTGACCGACATCGGCACCCGCGAGGAGCCCGACCTCGACACCCTCTACGCGGCCAAGCCGGACCTCATCGTCGTGGAGGCGTTCGACGCCAAGGACGAGACGATCAAGAAGCTGGAGAAGCGGGGCGTCCCCGTCATGGCCACGCGCGGGGCGAACCCCAAGGACCCGATCGGGAACATGCGCGAGGTGTTCAGCATGATCGGCGAGGCGACGGGCCGCACCGAGCGGGCCGACCAGGTGCTCAAGGAGTTCGACGAGCACCTCGCGAACGCGAAGCAGCAGGTCACCGACGCCGACCTGCCGACGAAGGACTTCGTGTTCTTCGACGGCTGGCTGGAGGGCAGCAACCTCACCGTCCGCCCCTACAGCGACGGCGCCCTCTTCACCGAGATAGGCAAGGAACTCGGCCTGAAGCCCGCGTGGACCAGCAGCGTCAACAAGAAGCACGGTGACGGGGGCGTCGACCCCGCCTACGGCCTCGCGCAGACGGACGTCGAGGGACTCGTCGCGGTGGGCAACGCCAACCTCTTCTACGCCAACGACGAAGGCGCCGGCGGATACGTCGAGGCGATCGAGAAGAACCCGATCTGGAAGACCCTCCCGGCCGTCAAGGAAGGCCGCGCCCACGCGTTCCCGGCACGGGTGTGGGGCGCCGGCGGGCCGCGCTCCAACGAGCAGGCGATCGACGCCTACGTCGACGTGCTCGACAAGAAGTGA
- a CDS encoding ABC transporter ATP-binding protein, with product MFTSLFRRTGRLPAGPAAARSASLDGRDLVLRYGGEPVVHGVSVALEPGRVTALVGPNGSGKSTLLRALSRLHQVDGGRVTLGAPEGAAERDAALLSPREFAREVTLFSQSRPAPQGLTVAEVVAFGRHPYRRGFAGPTAEDTAAVDRAMGVTGVRDMAGRLVGELSGGEMQRVWLAACLAQDTGVVLLDEPTNHLDLRYQFETLDLVRDLVEKHGIAVGIVLHDLDQASRIADTLVLMRAGRVHAAGAPVDVLTAENIGEVYDIRVEAGVDPRTGRLRIDPLGRHLS from the coding sequence ATGTTCACAAGCCTTTTCCGGCGTACCGGAAGACTCCCGGCCGGCCCCGCCGCCGCCCGGTCGGCCTCGCTCGACGGGCGCGACCTGGTGCTGCGCTACGGCGGCGAACCGGTCGTCCACGGTGTCTCCGTCGCCCTGGAACCGGGCCGGGTGACCGCCCTGGTGGGGCCGAACGGCAGCGGGAAGTCCACGCTGCTGCGGGCCCTGTCCCGGCTGCACCAGGTGGACGGCGGCCGGGTGACGCTCGGCGCCCCGGAAGGGGCGGCCGAGCGCGACGCGGCCCTGCTCAGCCCCCGCGAGTTCGCCCGCGAGGTCACCCTGTTCTCCCAGTCCAGGCCCGCACCCCAGGGGCTGACGGTCGCGGAGGTCGTGGCGTTCGGCCGCCACCCCTACCGGCGCGGTTTCGCCGGACCGACCGCCGAGGACACCGCCGCCGTCGACCGCGCCATGGGCGTCACCGGAGTACGGGACATGGCGGGCCGGCTGGTCGGGGAACTCTCCGGCGGGGAGATGCAGCGCGTCTGGCTCGCGGCCTGCCTCGCCCAGGACACCGGCGTCGTACTGCTGGACGAGCCGACCAACCACCTGGACCTGCGATACCAGTTCGAGACGCTCGACCTGGTGCGGGACCTCGTGGAGAAACACGGCATCGCGGTCGGGATCGTGCTGCACGACCTCGACCAGGCGTCCCGGATCGCGGACACGCTGGTCCTCATGCGCGCCGGCCGGGTGCACGCGGCCGGCGCACCCGTCGACGTACTCACCGCCGAGAACATCGGCGAGGTCTACGACATCCGGGTCGAAGCCGGCGTCGACCCGCGCACCGGCCGGCTGCGCATCGACCCACTCGGGCGCCACCTCTCCTGA